The following proteins are encoded in a genomic region of Bubalus kerabau isolate K-KA32 ecotype Philippines breed swamp buffalo chromosome 13, PCC_UOA_SB_1v2, whole genome shotgun sequence:
- the SIRPD gene encoding signal-regulatory protein delta: MMPVLDFPSCPRLPSLLLALLLKLTGTSVEDFQVNQLESSVSAKVGDVITLGCNIPAPSPVGPVLWFKDARLERKLIYSFNGRQFPRVSQVVNPMANQTDYSIRIRDVSPKDAGMYYCVKLTIGHPDMAYIAGPGTYVSVSGVTHEMFKVQQAELSRTVSPGETLTLSCSVPDSFPNGPVLWFKGTGPNRELIYNFQRGLFPRVNQIGNMAKAGNKDFSIRISEISLKDAGTYFCVKFKEGNPDIEYQSGRGTKVTVTGTRNNFVPDTPGRHFLATRGTNLNKNLL, encoded by the exons ATGATGCCTGTCCTTGATTTCCCATCCTGCCCACGTCTGCCCTCCCTTCTGCTGGCTCTGCTGCTGAAACTCACAG GAACTTCAGTTGAAGATTTCCAGGTGAATCAGCTTGAGAGTTCAGTGTCAGCCAAGGTTGGAGATGTCATAACCTTGGGCTGCAACATTCCTGCACCATCTCCAGTAGGGCCGGTCTTGTGGTTCAAGGACGCTAGGCTAGAACGAAAATTAATCTACAGTTTCAATGGACGCCAATTCCCCAGAGTATCCCAAGTGGTGAATCCAATGGCCAACCAAACAGACTATTCCATCCGCATCAGGGATGTGTCACCTAAGGATGCTGGCATGTATTACTGTGTGAAGTTAACAATAGGGCATCCTGACATGGCATATATAGCTGGCCCAGGCACCTATGTGTCTGTGAGTG GAGTCACACATGAGATGTTCAAGGTGCAGCAAGCTGAGCTATCGCGGACTGTGTCACCTGGGGAAACACTCACTCTGAGTTGCAGCGTACCAGATTCATTTCCAAATGGACCCGTCTTATGGTTCAAGGGGACTGGACCAAATCgtgaattaatttataattttcaaaggGGTCTCTTTCCCAGAGTAAACCAAATTGGAAACATGGCCAAAGCTGGCAACAAAGACTTTTCCATCCGCATCAGTGAAATCTCTCTTAAAGATGCTGGCACGTACTTCTGTGTGAAGTTCAAAGAGGGAAATCCTGACATAGAGTACCAGTCAGGTCGGGGCACCAAGGTGACTGTTACTG GAACAAGAAATAATTTTGTCCCGGATACTCCAGGCAGACATTTTTTGGCCACGAGGGGAACCAACTTGAATAAAAATCTACTCTAG
- the SIRPB2 gene encoding LOW QUALITY PROTEIN: signal-regulatory protein beta-2 (The sequence of the model RefSeq protein was modified relative to this genomic sequence to represent the inferred CDS: substituted 1 base at 1 genomic stop codon) has protein sequence MPTLTCLAPSSPCSWLLALLLVLSGVSEQSKGSKWQVLQPEGPMLVAEGETLLLRCTVVGTCTDDLIKWVKVSNQDQQEIYSFKHGFFPGVMPMIQKMLEPLNCDYSIYIHNVTRKHVGTYHCVRSDGSSEHLGKTLDGGTSVLVKGPGNTGPDLWIIQPQELVLATPGDTVFLNCTVLGVGPPGPIRWFRGTGLSREAIYNFRGISYSNVTAVQASNNDFSILLHGISAEHAGTYYCVKFQSKLNRQYLSGQGTRLRVKANHPSLKGSEFTKERTTKIFPSGLLSVLTLAVLGLKTGTLAALLLALVICWRSPXREDIRTPGPEEVCSS, from the exons ATGCCCACCCTGACCTGCCTGGCTCCCTCATCTCCCTGCTCCTGGCTGCTGGCACTGCTCCTTGTCCTCTCCG GAGTTTCTGAGCAGAGCAAGGGGAGTAAGTGGCAGGTGCTGCAGCCTGAGGGCCCCATGCTGGTGGCAGAAGGGGAGACACTCCTGCTGAGATGTACAGTAGTTGGCACCTGCACTGATGACCTGATAAAGTGGGTCAAGGTGAGCAACCAGGACCAGCAGGAAATTTACAGCTTCAAGCATGGCTTCTTCCCTGGGGTGATGCCTATGATCCAGAAGATGCTGGAGCCACTTAATTGTGACTATTCCATCTATATCCACAATGTCACCAGGAAACATGTTGGAACCTATCACTGTGTGAGATCTGATGGCTCAAGTGAGCACTTAGGAAAGACGCTGGATGGAGGCACCTCCGTGCTTGTGAAGG GACCTGGGAACACAGGGCCAGACCTCTGGATCATCCAACCCCAGGAATTGGTGTTGGCAACCCCTGGAGACACCGTCTTTCTGAATTGCACAGTGCTTGGAGTTGGTCCCCCAGGACCCATCAGGTGGTTTCGGGGGACTGGTCTGAGCCGGGAGGCCATCTACAACTTTAGAGGCATCTCCTACTCCAACGTGACTGCGGTCCAGGCCTCCAACAATGATTTCAGCATTCTTCTGCATGGCATCTCTGCCGAGCATGCAGGAACCTACTATTGTGTAAAGTTTCAGAGTAAACTCAACAGGCAGTACCTATCCGGACAGGGCACCAGGTTGAGAGTCAAAG CAAATCACCCTTCTCTCAAAGGGTCAGAATTCACCAAGGAACGTACAACCAAGATATTTCCATCAG GACTCCTGTCTGTCCTCACACTTGCAGTCCTGGGACTGAAAACAGGGACCTTGGCTGCACTCTTGCTGGCCCTGGTTATCTGCTGGAGAAGCCCTTGACGAGAAGACATCAGAACTCCGGGCCCAGAAGAGGTGTGCTCGTCTTAA